The proteins below are encoded in one region of Micromonospora yangpuensis:
- a CDS encoding DUF5999 family protein — MCQHQTTCPSADATDREAARVIACFPEQGWSLLCNGVILFEDTGELLPDGSSIAPHRGPARHALVA; from the coding sequence ATGTGCCAGCACCAAACCACCTGCCCCTCCGCTGACGCCACCGACCGGGAGGCCGCGCGGGTCATCGCCTGCTTTCCCGAGCAGGGCTGGAGTCTGCTCTGCAACGGCGTCATTCTCTTCGAGGACACCGGCGAGTTGTTGCCTGACGGCAGTTCCATCGCCCCGCACCGTGGCCCGGCCCGACATGCTCTGGTCGCCTGA
- the gcvP gene encoding aminomethyl-transferring glycine dehydrogenase: MSVEQFADRHIGPDPDAEARMLEAVGYATVDDLMDAAIPETIRWHGQLDLPPAASEAEATAELRALAADNTVAVSMIGLGYHGTHTPAVIRRNVLENPAWYTAYTPYQPEISQGRLEALLNFQTMVADLTGLTTANASMLDEGTAAAEAMTLARRASTNRSPVYVVDADTLPQTIAVITSRAAPLGIQVRVLDLDTEALPADYFGLHLQYPGASGAVRDHQKLVDAAHTGGALVCVAADLLALTLLRPPGEIGADIAAGTTQRFGVPMGFGGPHAGYLAVRAGLERMLPGRLVGLSRDAAGDPAYRLALQTREQHIRREKATSNICTAQVLLAVVAGMYAVYHGPDGLRAIARHTHTTATRLAASLRALDGVHVVHHEFFDTVLTRVPGRAEAVVTAAADHGVNLRLVDADHVGISCDETTTDAHLRQVWRAFADTTDTTGTTGVADLPDAPPTALPATLLRTSDFLTHPVFGAHHSETAMLRYLRRLADLDFALDRGMIPLGSCTMKLNATTEMEPISWPAFADVHPFAPAHQTTGYQRLIAQLEGWLAEVTGYDAVSVQPNAGSQGELAGLLAIRAYHVQRGHGHRDVCLIPSSAHGTNAASAVMAGMRVVVVGCDTDGNVDLTDLDTKIDTHRDALAAIMVTYPSTHGVYEPGIAALCAKVHDAGGQVYVDGANLNALLGYARPGHFGADVSHLNLHKTFCIPHGGGGPGVGPVAVRAHLAPYLPGDPTGDHGTDRPAISAARHGSAGILPIPWAYLRMMGPTGLTRATAVAVLAANYVATRLRAHYPVLYTGNKGLVAHECVLDLRPLTKTTGITVDDVAKRLMDYGFHAPTMSFPVAGTLMVEPTESENLGELDRFCDAMIAIRAEIDQVATGRWPTQDNPLRNAPHTAAMVTADHWPHPYPRSVGAYPDGVDPKNKYWPPVRRIDGAYGDRNLVCSCPSPQAYED; encoded by the coding sequence ATGTCCGTAGAGCAGTTCGCCGACCGGCACATCGGCCCCGACCCCGACGCCGAAGCCCGCATGCTGGAAGCCGTCGGCTACGCCACCGTCGACGACCTGATGGACGCCGCCATCCCCGAGACCATCCGCTGGCACGGCCAACTCGACCTGCCCCCCGCGGCCAGCGAAGCCGAGGCCACCGCCGAACTACGGGCCCTGGCCGCCGACAACACCGTCGCGGTGTCGATGATCGGCCTGGGCTACCACGGCACCCACACCCCGGCGGTGATCCGCCGCAACGTGCTGGAGAACCCCGCCTGGTACACCGCCTACACCCCCTACCAGCCGGAGATCAGCCAGGGCCGGCTGGAGGCACTGCTGAACTTCCAGACCATGGTCGCCGACCTGACCGGCCTGACCACCGCCAACGCCTCCATGCTCGACGAGGGCACCGCCGCGGCCGAGGCGATGACCCTGGCCCGGCGGGCCTCGACCAACCGCAGCCCGGTGTACGTCGTCGACGCCGACACCCTGCCGCAGACCATCGCCGTCATCACCAGCCGCGCCGCCCCCCTGGGCATCCAGGTACGCGTGCTCGACCTCGACACCGAGGCGCTGCCGGCGGACTACTTCGGCCTGCACCTGCAGTACCCGGGAGCAAGCGGCGCGGTCCGCGACCACCAGAAGCTGGTCGACGCCGCCCACACCGGCGGCGCACTGGTGTGCGTGGCCGCCGACCTGCTGGCGTTGACGCTGCTGCGCCCCCCGGGTGAGATCGGCGCGGACATCGCCGCCGGCACCACCCAACGCTTCGGCGTGCCGATGGGATTCGGCGGACCACACGCCGGCTACCTGGCGGTCCGCGCCGGCCTGGAACGGATGCTGCCCGGCCGGCTGGTCGGCCTGTCCCGCGACGCCGCCGGTGACCCCGCCTACCGGCTGGCGTTGCAGACCCGCGAACAGCACATCCGACGGGAGAAGGCCACCAGCAACATCTGCACCGCACAGGTGCTGCTGGCCGTGGTCGCCGGCATGTACGCCGTCTACCACGGCCCGGACGGCCTACGGGCCATCGCCCGGCACACCCACACCACGGCCACCCGCCTGGCCGCCAGCCTACGTGCCCTCGACGGCGTCCACGTCGTCCACCACGAGTTCTTCGACACCGTACTGACCCGGGTACCCGGGCGGGCCGAGGCCGTGGTCACCGCCGCCGCCGACCACGGCGTCAACCTGCGGCTGGTCGACGCCGACCACGTCGGGATCTCCTGCGACGAGACCACCACCGACGCGCACCTGCGTCAGGTGTGGCGGGCCTTCGCCGACACCACCGACACCACCGGCACCACCGGTGTCGCCGACCTTCCCGACGCCCCACCCACCGCCCTGCCGGCGACGCTGCTACGCACCAGCGACTTCCTCACCCACCCCGTCTTCGGCGCCCACCACAGCGAGACGGCCATGCTGCGCTACCTGCGCCGACTGGCCGACCTCGACTTCGCCCTGGACCGCGGCATGATCCCGCTGGGCTCGTGCACCATGAAACTCAACGCCACCACCGAGATGGAACCGATCAGCTGGCCCGCGTTCGCCGACGTGCACCCCTTCGCGCCGGCCCACCAGACCACCGGCTACCAGCGGCTCATCGCCCAACTGGAAGGCTGGCTGGCCGAGGTCACCGGCTACGACGCGGTAAGCGTGCAACCCAACGCCGGCTCCCAGGGGGAGTTGGCCGGCCTACTGGCCATCCGCGCCTACCACGTCCAACGCGGCCACGGCCACCGCGACGTGTGCCTCATCCCGTCGTCGGCCCACGGCACCAACGCCGCGTCGGCGGTGATGGCCGGCATGCGGGTGGTCGTGGTCGGCTGCGACACCGACGGCAACGTCGACCTGACCGACCTCGACACCAAGATCGACACCCACCGCGACGCCCTCGCCGCGATCATGGTCACCTACCCGTCCACCCACGGCGTGTACGAACCCGGCATCGCCGCCCTCTGCGCCAAGGTCCACGACGCCGGCGGACAGGTCTACGTCGACGGCGCCAACCTCAACGCCCTACTCGGCTACGCCCGACCGGGCCACTTCGGCGCCGACGTGTCCCACCTCAACCTGCACAAGACCTTCTGCATCCCACACGGCGGCGGCGGACCCGGCGTCGGACCCGTCGCCGTACGCGCCCACCTCGCCCCGTACCTACCCGGCGACCCCACCGGCGACCACGGCACCGACCGGCCGGCGATCTCCGCGGCCCGGCACGGATCAGCGGGCATCCTGCCCATCCCGTGGGCGTACCTGCGGATGATGGGCCCCACCGGCCTGACCCGCGCCACCGCCGTGGCCGTCCTGGCCGCCAACTACGTCGCCACCCGCCTACGCGCCCACTACCCGGTGCTCTACACCGGCAACAAGGGCCTGGTCGCCCACGAATGCGTCCTGGACCTGCGACCGCTGACCAAAACCACCGGAATCACCGTCGACGACGTGGCCAAACGCCTCATGGACTACGGCTTCCACGCCCCCACCATGTCGTTCCCGGTCGCCGGCACCCTCATGGTCGAACCCACCGAAAGCGAAAACCTCGGCGAACTGGACCGCTTCTGCGACGCCATGATCGCCATCCGCGCCGAAATCGACCAGGTCGCCACCGGCAGATGGCCGACCCAGGACAACCCCCTACGCAACGCCCCCCACACCGCCGCCATGGTCACCGCCGACCACTGGCCACACCCCTACCCACGGTCCGTCGGCGCCTACCCCGACGGCGTGGACCCCAAGAACAAGTACTGGCCACCGGTACGCCGCATCGACGGCGCCTACGGTGACCGGAACCTCGTCTGCTCCTGCCCGTCACCCCAGGCCTACGAGGACTGA
- a CDS encoding NAD-dependent protein deacetylase — translation MERTFEAVIRLLAAGEVVVLSGAGLSTDSGIPDYRGPGAVARRHTPMTYQTFRGDPAARQRYWARSHLGWHLMTRARPNAGHRAVARLQHAGLVPVVLTQNVDGLHTAAGSDPVVELHGRLDQVVCLACGRRGSRAQLHRRLLAANPGFTAADAAVNPDGDVDLPDEHVATFRTVDCADCGSGPLKPDVVFFGETVPPARVAHCTALVERAHAVLVLGSSLTVLSGRRFVIQAAKQDIPVVIVNQGPTRGDRYARHILNAPLGTVLPALTDRLTTGVAADPAPTPATV, via the coding sequence GTGGAACGGACCTTCGAGGCGGTGATCCGGCTGCTGGCAGCCGGTGAGGTGGTGGTGCTCAGCGGCGCGGGCCTGTCCACCGACTCCGGCATCCCCGACTACCGGGGACCCGGCGCGGTGGCCCGGCGGCACACCCCGATGACGTACCAGACGTTCCGCGGTGACCCCGCGGCCCGACAACGCTACTGGGCGCGCAGCCACCTGGGTTGGCACCTGATGACCCGGGCCAGGCCGAACGCCGGACACCGGGCGGTGGCCCGGCTGCAACACGCCGGCCTGGTCCCGGTGGTGCTCACCCAGAACGTCGACGGCCTGCACACCGCCGCCGGCAGCGACCCGGTGGTGGAGCTGCACGGCCGCCTCGACCAGGTGGTCTGCCTGGCCTGCGGCCGGCGGGGCAGCCGCGCCCAACTGCACCGGCGGCTACTCGCGGCCAACCCCGGCTTCACCGCCGCCGACGCGGCGGTCAACCCCGACGGTGACGTGGATCTCCCCGACGAACACGTGGCCACGTTCCGCACCGTCGACTGCGCGGACTGCGGCAGCGGGCCACTCAAACCGGACGTGGTGTTCTTCGGCGAGACCGTGCCACCGGCCCGGGTGGCCCACTGCACGGCCCTGGTCGAGCGGGCCCACGCCGTGCTGGTGCTCGGCTCGTCGTTGACGGTGCTCTCCGGCCGCCGATTCGTCATCCAGGCCGCGAAACAGGACATCCCGGTGGTGATCGTCAACCAGGGGCCGACCCGCGGCGACCGATACGCCCGGCACATCCTGAACGCCCCGCTGGGCACCGTCCTGCCGGCCCTGACCGACCGGCTCACCACCGGCGTCGCCGCCGACCCGGCACCCACCCCCGCAACCGTGTGA
- a CDS encoding DivIVA domain-containing protein — protein MSATPIGSYDGVQVSGGVQVRMTSDRVRRWEFGSASFTRRGYDHTDVDRFRMQVADELDLLSTQIANLRAENERLNDHVELHRHGVIPSAGAAKPPAAKEVNLLSAAQREAEQIIAQAHDYARRVAEYARTQYEAYLQAAAEEAKAEAQRAVQEYRSSAGAGFDDQVATREALRIFGEMMMSHMQAAARHLDDGSQQLARTMDRLHQQSTPVASVGTTTPPALPRHQQR, from the coding sequence GTGAGTGCGACCCCAATCGGCAGCTACGACGGGGTGCAGGTGTCCGGTGGCGTACAGGTACGGATGACCTCCGACCGGGTACGCCGGTGGGAGTTCGGCTCGGCGTCGTTCACCCGACGCGGCTACGACCACACCGACGTGGACCGCTTCCGCATGCAGGTGGCCGACGAACTGGACCTGCTGTCCACGCAGATCGCGAACCTGCGCGCCGAGAACGAACGCCTCAACGACCACGTCGAGCTGCACCGGCACGGGGTGATCCCCAGCGCGGGCGCGGCGAAACCACCGGCGGCCAAGGAGGTCAACCTGCTCTCGGCGGCCCAACGCGAGGCCGAGCAGATCATCGCCCAGGCCCACGACTACGCCCGCCGGGTCGCCGAGTACGCCCGCACCCAGTACGAGGCGTACCTGCAGGCCGCCGCCGAGGAGGCCAAGGCCGAGGCGCAGCGGGCGGTGCAGGAGTACCGCAGCTCGGCCGGGGCGGGCTTCGACGACCAGGTGGCCACCCGGGAGGCGCTGCGGATCTTCGGCGAGATGATGATGTCGCACATGCAGGCCGCGGCACGCCACCTCGACGACGGCAGCCAGCAGCTGGCCCGCACGATGGACCGGCTGCACCAGCAGTCGACGCCGGTGGCGTCGGTGGGCACGACGACCCCGCCGGCCCTGCCGCGCCACCAGCAACGGTGA
- a CDS encoding globin domain-containing protein codes for MDPAALKQSWNLVAAHGDQVPLYFYSTLFLAHPETRQMFPTNMAGQRDRLVGALGHIVSHVDQVDHLVGFLRELGADHRKFAVRAEHYPAVGEALLATLRHFLAERWTEDLARDWSAAYTLIAKVMTEAAQAAEAQTPPWWVAEIVAHERRAFDVAVLTVRPQYLLPFAAGQSVGVSHPAVRSWRYYSPANAPRADGTLEFHVRAAPGGAVSSRLVYGCAVGDQLHLAAPVGQRLTLWSAGSSDLLLLAAGTGWAPVKALVEQVAAEDTGRQVALYVGARSASEFYDADGIDKLAASCPWLSVTQVVAADARRPGEFTHAVDRALADADWRSRQVFVCGADAMVSHAVSTLTRAGYHESQVHHEGLGTQWYGPTWRIAQAGSVPDSSGGAR; via the coding sequence GTGGACCCGGCGGCACTCAAACAGAGTTGGAACCTGGTCGCCGCCCACGGCGACCAGGTTCCGTTGTACTTCTACTCGACGTTGTTCCTGGCCCACCCCGAAACCCGGCAGATGTTCCCGACCAACATGGCCGGGCAACGCGATCGTCTGGTCGGCGCGTTGGGGCACATCGTGTCCCACGTCGACCAGGTCGACCACCTGGTCGGTTTCCTGCGGGAACTGGGCGCCGACCACCGCAAGTTCGCGGTACGCGCCGAGCACTACCCGGCCGTCGGTGAGGCGCTGCTGGCCACGCTGCGGCACTTCCTGGCCGAGCGGTGGACCGAGGACCTGGCCCGGGACTGGTCCGCGGCGTACACCCTGATCGCCAAGGTGATGACCGAGGCGGCGCAGGCGGCCGAGGCGCAGACCCCACCATGGTGGGTGGCCGAGATCGTCGCCCACGAGCGGCGGGCCTTCGACGTGGCGGTGCTGACCGTCCGCCCGCAGTACCTGCTGCCGTTCGCGGCGGGCCAGTCGGTCGGAGTGTCACATCCGGCGGTGCGGTCGTGGCGGTACTACTCACCGGCCAACGCCCCCCGCGCCGACGGCACCCTGGAGTTCCACGTCCGGGCCGCACCCGGCGGTGCGGTGTCGTCGCGACTGGTGTACGGCTGCGCCGTGGGCGACCAGCTGCACCTGGCCGCACCGGTGGGACAGCGCCTGACCCTGTGGTCGGCCGGCTCGTCGGACCTGCTGCTGCTGGCCGCCGGCACCGGATGGGCGCCGGTGAAAGCCCTGGTGGAACAGGTCGCGGCCGAGGACACCGGCCGGCAGGTGGCGTTGTACGTGGGCGCCCGCTCGGCCAGCGAGTTCTACGACGCCGACGGCATCGACAAGTTGGCGGCGTCCTGCCCGTGGCTGTCGGTCACCCAGGTGGTGGCCGCCGACGCCCGCCGCCCGGGTGAGTTCACCCACGCGGTGGACCGGGCCCTGGCCGACGCCGACTGGCGGTCCCGGCAGGTGTTCGTCTGCGGCGCCGACGCGATGGTGTCGCACGCGGTGTCGACGTTGACCCGGGCGGGCTACCACGAATCCCAGGTCCACCACGAAGGCCTCGGCACCCAGTGGTACGGCCCGACGTGGCGGATCGCGCAGGCAGGCTCCGTCCCCGACAGTTCCGGAGGTGCGCGGTGA
- a CDS encoding group I truncated hemoglobin, protein MTVTEETTPTSHYERIGGAASVKAAVDLFYDRVLADPEVAGYFTDVNMTGQRRHLAAMLTVVLGGPNEYTGRDLAQAHQPLGITEAQYATVGGHLTATLTQLGVPADTLAYVADVLAQVQDQVVATGTRPGV, encoded by the coding sequence GTGACGGTTACCGAAGAGACCACCCCCACGTCGCACTACGAACGCATCGGCGGCGCCGCCTCGGTCAAGGCCGCCGTGGACCTGTTCTACGACCGGGTGCTGGCCGACCCCGAGGTGGCCGGATACTTCACCGACGTGAACATGACCGGTCAGCGGCGACACCTGGCGGCGATGCTGACGGTGGTGCTCGGCGGACCCAACGAGTACACCGGCCGTGACCTGGCCCAGGCCCACCAGCCGCTGGGCATCACCGAGGCGCAGTACGCCACCGTCGGCGGGCACCTGACGGCGACGCTGACGCAGCTGGGCGTGCCGGCGGACACGCTGGCGTACGTGGCGGACGTGCTGGCCCAGGTACAGGACCAGGTGGTGGCCACCGGGACCCGACCGGGCGTCTGA
- a CDS encoding MerR family transcriptional regulator: MHEPHDSDPGGPQGAPGVVPVDGLADGDGSVGYRGVTACHAVGISYRQLDYWARTALVVPSVRDASGSGTSRLYSFRDLVVLKVVKRLLDAGVSLQNIRKAIEALRSRGVADLAGITLISDGTTVYECRSTEEVVDLLQGGQGVFGIAIGGAFKEIQGSLSHLPAEPAATGDPEPVVSQPAGDELAARRARRRAG; the protein is encoded by the coding sequence CGCATGATTCCGATCCGGGTGGTCCGCAAGGGGCCCCGGGTGTGGTGCCGGTGGACGGGCTGGCTGACGGTGACGGTTCGGTGGGCTACCGGGGTGTGACGGCGTGTCACGCGGTGGGCATCAGCTACCGGCAGTTGGACTACTGGGCGCGTACGGCGTTGGTGGTGCCGAGTGTGCGCGACGCCTCCGGCTCGGGAACGTCCCGGCTGTACTCGTTCCGCGACCTGGTGGTGTTGAAGGTCGTGAAACGGCTGCTGGACGCGGGGGTGTCCCTGCAGAACATCCGCAAGGCGATCGAGGCCCTGCGCTCGCGTGGGGTGGCCGACCTGGCCGGGATCACGTTGATCTCCGACGGCACGACGGTGTACGAGTGCCGCTCGACCGAGGAGGTCGTCGACCTGCTGCAGGGCGGCCAGGGAGTCTTCGGCATCGCCATCGGCGGGGCGTTCAAGGAGATCCAGGGCTCGTTGTCGCACCTGCCGGCGGAGCCCGCCGCGACCGGTGATCCGGAGCCGGTGGTGTCGCAGCCGGCCGGTGACGAGCTGGCCGCGCGCCGGGCCCGACGTCGAGCGGGCTAG